TGGAATGTAGAATGAGTGTGTGCCCCCTACCTCAAGAGGGGGAGGGACATAAATGACCATCATAGAGCTTATATgcagtgtaggaaaaaaaaaaaaaaagagacactttcattttccctccattcctttttcattttttcttttccttcttttcttcatatttcattccttttcttcatatttctttccttttttcctatatttgTAAGTATAACTGCATCGAGGGAAGAGTACTTTTCCCGCAaggcgaaaaaagaaaaaaaagagaattaaaaaaaaaaagtaggaaagaaaaagaaatttaggaaaacagaagaaagtGTCGCTTTCTTGTTccttacactgtatataaaTTGTGTGCACGgttatttattgttccttccagGGAGGGAATGTTATATACGATGTTACATTCAACGTTGCATGGTATGGTACcctatattctttttctgctgcgtattttttgttcttctagAATGACTAACGTATGGTGGAACAGAAAGTACTGTTCCATCATCTACCGTAGATTCTATTGTGGAATTTTCTGTGGAGGAGTCGTCTAATGTAGAGCCTAAGGTTGAGACATCTTCCCTCAGTTCGCCAAAATTGCGTTCGGCCGATCTCATTCCtctgtttcttttattgctatttcttctgcttctgccTCCAAATTTGTTAAGGAACGAAGAAGGTAGAAGGTTATACTAATAAGGacgggaaagaaaaggaagtgagGGGGTATGAGGGTGGAAaggtgtattatatatatgtatatatataatgcacagCACAGTctattttctatatatttactactttttataaaaatggatgcttgtgtgtgtgcacatatattagTTATATTGCCTATACTCTTTCgttgttattattacttaccttatataaaaagaaaactacAGTGCCAAGTCCTCCTAATGTGGCAAAGGTACCAGATATGGCTGGGGCTATTGATTTTTCGCTATGCACCGCGTTACATTTTAATTCTGAAAGTTTCTGTTCACAGTaatccttatattttttattgtaatCGTCACAATATAACTTATCCTTCATTTTGCCATCCCCTGTtgtgcaatatttttttactacttCGCATGCTTCTTTAACTTCCATCTCGTACTCCGTCCACTCGAACTCACATAGGGGGTCACCTCCTTGTAAGTACTTCTGCACAGTATTATAATTGTGGTAATTTTCGAACACTAGTTTCCTCTGTTCGAAGGGAGTTTCGTCAACATCTTTGTAATTAATGTCACATTTGTGCCCGCCAGTAACATCTCCCAGGATATTATAAATATCCTCCAATACGTTTGATAATGTATGCCCATAGTTCTTCTGGAGGACTTCTTTTCCCATCCAATGATAAAAGAATTGACAAGGAGCATCTTTAAGCTCTAGTTTACCTTCGAGCATGTagtccttcttctttttacatGCATAACAATAAGCCTTCGCGACCAGATTCCCCATAGCTTGAAGTCCCTGGAACCCTtctattttctcctttaatttATTCCCCCAACCTCCAGACTTAACATCTTTATACTCACATTTGCTCTGAGCAGGATCATTGAATTTATTGTAGAAGTCTGTATATGACGGtaatttcttcaaattcAGTTTCTGCAAATATAATGGGcaaaatggaatatatatatacttctatgtatttttattttgctatgAACAGAAATATTACTTCACATTAATTCGTGCGCCCTCTGTTATGTGTAAAGGGAGAAAGAGTAACTAGTAGTtgtactttccttcctttctcccaTTAGAAAGTACCTTCAGACCTTACCTTTTTGGGGGTAGAATGAAGAACTTGAGTGTGCCTATAAGCTGAAGATTCCTTATTAACTCTTTGATGTTCCCCCGTTGGAAAAGTACTCGTACTCTCCTGATGTGGTGTACCCCCGTCGTCGGACACTACCTGACATTTCTGTTCTAATAGTGTCTTATATTTGGCGTCATCAAACAGCTGCTTAAAGTCTGTACAATACTGTTTGCCATTGTCCTTATCATCAGGACATTCTGCTTTTAAAGCTTGGTAAGATGTATGAATGTCACCCAAATAACTGGCAAGGTCCGAATCACAGGAATCAAGATGACCCTCCAATTGCTGTTTTATAGTTTGATAATTCTCCCTGTACTCGTATACGTTTTTCATATGGCGGAAAGTTCCTTCGTCAATATCCTCGTATATCTTTTCacaattatttcctttaggGGGATTCTTGAGTTCATTGTAAATGGTCTCCATGATATCCTTCCATAAAGTACTTCCTTTAGCGGTAAGTACCTTTtctcctatccaataatataaaaaatgacaaggaGAACTGTAAAATTGACCCGGCGTCTGATTCATTATCGCATAACACCAAGCTTCTACTGTACTATCTCCATAACCCTTTACATGAGTTTCGCCGTTTAATGTATCTTTTATGCTTTCTGCAAAATTACTATTGTTCAGGTGATAGCAGCTATCTATTTCGTCCTTAAATTTATCATAATAACGGAACTTCGACGGTAACAAGGTTTTCAAATGTTTTCCCTGTAAATATGTTAGATGaaaagtggaatatatatatatatgttcgcATTTATgtgcttctttatttttattatactaTGAACAGAATATTACTTGCACTGTATTTACATATTCACTTTAAATAGGAAACAAACCTTTACTGGTGTTGGCACCGTTGCTgccattgtttatgtgtattcGTGCGTGTAATTTCTTTTAGGAATTGTTTATACATTCAGAAGGAGAGGAATATAAAGATTGTGCTCGTTcaataattattatgaatATTAATATGAATATGGAATGTGAATATGAATATGGATGAGTATGAATATGGATCAATATATGTCATATTTTTGCACTCTCT
The Plasmodium coatneyi strain Hackeri chromosome 10, complete sequence DNA segment above includes these coding regions:
- a CDS encoding Variable surface protein Vir7-like protein; the encoded protein is MAATVPTPVKGKHLKTLLPSKFRYYDKFKDEIDSCYHLNNSNFAESIKDTLNGETHVKGYGDSTVEAWCYAIMNQTPGQFYSSPCHFLYYWIGEKVLTAKGSTLWKDIMETIYNELKNPPKGNNCEKIYEDIDEGTFRHMKNVYEYRENYQTIKQQLEGHLDSCDSDLASYLGDIHTSYQALKAECPDDKDNGKQYCTDFKQLFDDAKYKTLLEQKCQVVSDDGGTPHQESTSTFPTGEHQRVNKESSAYRHTQVLHSTPKKKLNLKKLPSYTDFYNKFNDPAQSKCEYKDVKSGGWGNKLKEKIEGFQGLQAMGNLVAKAYCYACKKKKDYMLEGKLELKDAPCQFFYHWMGKEVLQKNYGHTLSNVLEDIYNILGDVTGGHKCDINYKDVDETPFEQRKLVFENYHNYNTVQKYLQGGDPLCEFEWTEYEMEVKEACEVVKKYCTTGDGKMKDKLYCDDYNKKYKDYCEQKLSELKCNAVHSEKSIAPAISGTFATLGGLGTVVFFLYKYNLLPSSFLNKFGGRSRRNSNKRNRGMRSAERNFGELREDVSTLGSTLDDSSTENSTIESTVDDGTVLSVPPYVSHSRRTKNTQQKKNI